A window from Rana temporaria chromosome 8, aRanTem1.1, whole genome shotgun sequence encodes these proteins:
- the LOC120910141 gene encoding gastrula zinc finger protein XlCGF52.1-like, with translation MEEGCPLYSQNSTREGQHYTENDQNEEGKDIKVEDNEEEEERLESMEEGEKIMESKQEESSLHINTSGNHPQKTSRRNLSTAQSSEKVNSVDQNRHRKRFSCSECEKSFTQKGSLLRHQKIHTGERNIPCSKCGKSFTDKRALSEHQIIHRSFPCSECGKHFTQRANLLAHQKIHKNKSPFSCSECGKGFPKKVNLLKHQRVHTSNRPFSCLECGKCFIFRTNLLSHQRIHTGECPFLCSECGKSFSVKRKLIIHQRFHTGERLFPCPECEKSFNQKTDLDKHLRSHTGERPYSCVECGKCFSQISSLLTHQRIHTGERPYSCSECGKSFSQKISLLKHEKTHVRVGPCICSECGKCFPHKSSLDKHQRSHTRESALACSKCGKSFIHKGNLARHEKTHAS, from the exons atggaggagggttgtcctctgtattcccagaaTTCTACACGGGAAGGTCAACACTATACAGAGAATGATCAG AATGAAGAAGGAAAAGATATCAAAGTTGAGGATaacgaggaagaagaagagaggttggagtctatggaggagggggagaagattaTGGAAAGTAAACAGGAGGAATCTTCTCTACATATCAACACAA GTGGAAATCACCCTCAGAAGACCTCAAGGAGAAATCTCAGCACTGCACAGTCTTCTGAAAAAGTAAATTCCGTTGACCAAAACAGACATCGGAAACGTTTCTCCTGTTCAGAGTGCGAGAAATCTTTTACTCAAAAGGGAAGCCTTCTTAGACACCAAAAAATACACACGGGGGAGCGCAATATCCCATGTTCGAAGTGCGGGAAGAGCTTCACTGACAAAAGAGCACTTTCCGAACACCAGATAATCCACAGGTCTTTCCCGTGTTCCGAGTGCGGGAAACATTTCACTCAGAGAGCAAACCTTCTCGCACACCAGAAAATCCACAAAAACAAATCTCCTTTTTCgtgttcggagtgcgggaaagGATTTCCTAAGAAAGTAAACCTTCTTAAGCACCAGAGAGTTCACACGTCTAATCGCCCCTTTTCCTGTCTAGAGTGTGGGAAATGCTTCATATTTAGAACAAACCTTCTGtcgcaccagagaattcacacgggcgagTGCCCGTTtttatgttcagagtgcgggaaatctttttcTGTAAAAAGAAAGCTTATTATacaccagagatttcacacaGGCGAGCGTCTTTTTCCCTGTCCCGAATGCGAAAAGTCTTTCAATCAGAAAACGGATCTCGATAAACATCTGAGAAGTCACACAGGGGAGCGTCCTTATTCCTGTgtggagtgcgggaaatgtttttcccaGATAAGCAGCCTTCTTacgcaccagagaattcacacgggcgagcgtccttattcatgctcggagtgcgggaaaagtttttccCAAAAAATCAGCCTCCTGAAACACGAGAAGACTCACGTTCGGGTGGGCCCTTGTATatgttcggagtgcgggaaatgttttcccCATAAAAGCAGCCTTGATAAACACCAGAGGAGTCACACTCGAGAGAGCGCTCTCGCGTGTTCAAAGTGCGGGAAATCCTTTATACATAAAGGAAATCTAGCAAGACATGAGAAAACACATGCTTCTTGA